One part of the Quercus lobata isolate SW786 chromosome 7, ValleyOak3.0 Primary Assembly, whole genome shotgun sequence genome encodes these proteins:
- the LOC115954013 gene encoding F-box protein CPR1-like isoform X2, which yields MSDNEERWDSLTDEILTHIFLSLPIKSIIICTSVSKTWNSLIQNSTFISTHLHHSYTNTNNNNNHNLLLFKLVTQPANPESTVNNKEVYLLYKEDDDDGFTEELTRFFLWNPCVRKFLQLPHPNVRCATHIDSDFYATIGFGFDPTTNDYKVVRLLTFACTNPRTEVEIYSLSTGEWRMLSSGLVPQCALGPRQPRAFLNGALHWVAFRAVNVNKAHHFVLVFDLGDEVFREILLPEELPPYTHDGFLCAYVSIYGNSIALFHDDYSSLRLNIWVMKHYGVVSSWTKALSLPMTYQGGFASTNYIPKAVGFMRNGRIVLEMNGGHLMSQDLKTQEIKDLRLIGYNYNFVDAYVESLVLLDKAANHILRNVEGIVRHTTLFA from the exons ATGTCAGACAACGAGGAGAGATGGGATTCTTTAACTGATGAGATTCTAACCCATATTTTCCTAAGCCTACCTATCAAATCCATCATTATCTGCACCTCAGTCTCAAAAACTTGGAACTCTCTAATTCAAAACTCCACTTTCATTTCCACCCATCTCCACCACTCCTacaccaacaccaacaacaacaacaaccacaacctcCTCCTTTTCAAATTGGTCACACAACCAGCTAATCCTGAATCCACAGTTAACAACAAAGAAGTCTACTTATTGTataaagaagatgatgatgatggtttCACTGAAGAACTCACCAG GTTTTTTCTGTGGAACCCATGTGTTAGAAAGTTTCTACAACTTCCTCATCCCAATGTCAGGTGCGCTACACACATTGACTCTGACTTCTACGCCACTATTGGTTTTGGATTTGATCCCACAACTAATGATTATAAAGTGGTGAGGCTTTTGACCTTTGCCTGCACAAACCCGAGAACCGAGGTTGAGATTTACTCACTCTCCACTGGTGAATGGAGAATGCTTAGCTCTGGTTTGGTTCCCCAATGCGCCTTAGGCCCTCGTCAGCCGCGGGCGTTTCTCAATGGGGCTCTGCATTGGGTTGCTTTCAGGGCTGTTAACGTTAACAAAGCACATcattttgttttggtgtttgatttgGGGGATGAGGTCTTCCGCGAGATACTGCTGCCAGAAGAACTTCCACCTTACACCCATGACGGTTTTCTGTGTGCTTATGTTTCCATATATGGGAATTCCATTGCCTTGTTTCATGACGACTATAGTAGTCTTCGTCTCAACATATGGGTGATGAAACACTATGGTGTTGTTTCCTCGTGGACCAAAGCTTTAAGTTTACCTATGACTTATCAAGGTGGCTTTGCTTCAACAAACTACATACCAAAGGCAGTAGGTTTTATGAGGAATGGCAGGATTGTTTTGGAAATGAATGGAGGACACCTTATGTCACAGGATCTTAAGACCCAAGAAATTAAGGATCTTAGGCTTATTggatataattataattttgttgacGCTTATGTTGAGAGTCTAGTTTTGCTTGACAAAGCTGCCAATCACATACTGAGGAATGTAG AAGGAATTGTACGTCATACAACCTTGTTTGCATAG
- the LOC115954013 gene encoding F-box protein At3g07870-like isoform X1 produces MSDNEERWDSLTDEILTHIFLSLPIKSIIICTSVSKTWNSLIQNSTFISTHLHHSYTNTNNNNNHNLLLFKLVTQPANPESTVNNKEVYLLYKEDDDDGFTEELTRFEPSNHIFRVVGTCNGLLCLADDIFDFNTDRFFLWNPCVRKFLQLPHPNVRCATHIDSDFYATIGFGFDPTTNDYKVVRLLTFACTNPRTEVEIYSLSTGEWRMLSSGLVPQCALGPRQPRAFLNGALHWVAFRAVNVNKAHHFVLVFDLGDEVFREILLPEELPPYTHDGFLCAYVSIYGNSIALFHDDYSSLRLNIWVMKHYGVVSSWTKALSLPMTYQGGFASTNYIPKAVGFMRNGRIVLEMNGGHLMSQDLKTQEIKDLRLIGYNYNFVDAYVESLVLLDKAANHILRNVEGIVRHTTLFA; encoded by the exons ATGTCAGACAACGAGGAGAGATGGGATTCTTTAACTGATGAGATTCTAACCCATATTTTCCTAAGCCTACCTATCAAATCCATCATTATCTGCACCTCAGTCTCAAAAACTTGGAACTCTCTAATTCAAAACTCCACTTTCATTTCCACCCATCTCCACCACTCCTacaccaacaccaacaacaacaacaaccacaacctcCTCCTTTTCAAATTGGTCACACAACCAGCTAATCCTGAATCCACAGTTAACAACAAAGAAGTCTACTTATTGTataaagaagatgatgatgatggtttCACTGAAGAACTCACCAGGTTTGAACCCAGTAATCATATATTCCGTGTGGTGGGTACTTGTAACGGCCTGCTCTGCCTTGCCGATGATATATTCGATTTCAACACTGACAGGTTTTTTCTGTGGAACCCATGTGTTAGAAAGTTTCTACAACTTCCTCATCCCAATGTCAGGTGCGCTACACACATTGACTCTGACTTCTACGCCACTATTGGTTTTGGATTTGATCCCACAACTAATGATTATAAAGTGGTGAGGCTTTTGACCTTTGCCTGCACAAACCCGAGAACCGAGGTTGAGATTTACTCACTCTCCACTGGTGAATGGAGAATGCTTAGCTCTGGTTTGGTTCCCCAATGCGCCTTAGGCCCTCGTCAGCCGCGGGCGTTTCTCAATGGGGCTCTGCATTGGGTTGCTTTCAGGGCTGTTAACGTTAACAAAGCACATcattttgttttggtgtttgatttgGGGGATGAGGTCTTCCGCGAGATACTGCTGCCAGAAGAACTTCCACCTTACACCCATGACGGTTTTCTGTGTGCTTATGTTTCCATATATGGGAATTCCATTGCCTTGTTTCATGACGACTATAGTAGTCTTCGTCTCAACATATGGGTGATGAAACACTATGGTGTTGTTTCCTCGTGGACCAAAGCTTTAAGTTTACCTATGACTTATCAAGGTGGCTTTGCTTCAACAAACTACATACCAAAGGCAGTAGGTTTTATGAGGAATGGCAGGATTGTTTTGGAAATGAATGGAGGACACCTTATGTCACAGGATCTTAAGACCCAAGAAATTAAGGATCTTAGGCTTATTggatataattataattttgttgacGCTTATGTTGAGAGTCTAGTTTTGCTTGACAAAGCTGCCAATCACATACTGAGGAATGTAG AAGGAATTGTACGTCATACAACCTTGTTTGCATAG